The window TCGTGCGCGGCCCCACGGTGGCCACCTTCACCCGCTGTATCCGGTCCTGGGTGCCCGCCTCGCGCAGGGCCTCCATCAGCGCATCCACGCCGGTCGGGCTCGCGAACACCACCCAGGTGTAGCGCTGGATGTGCTCGGCCGCAGACGCCAGCGGACGTGGGTCCTCCGGAGGATGCAGTTCCAGAAGGGGCACGCTCAGCACTTCGGCGCCCTCATCCTCCAGGAGGAAGCACAACTCCTCGGCCCGCTCACGCGGGCGCGTCACCAAGACTCTCTTGCCTTCAAGTCGCCGTTCCACGCGAGCAGCAGTCTAGGACTCCCGCGCCTCGAAGCGGCGCGCGAAATCACGCAAGATGTCCGCCGCCCCACGCGAAAGCAGGTCATCCGCCAGGGATTCACCCAGTGCATGGGCCTGCGACACGGGGCCGCGCACCTCGCCCCGCACCACGTGTGTGCCATCCGGACGGCCCACGAGTCCGCGCAGGAAGACGGTGTCGCCCGACACGGTGGCATACCCGGCCAGGGGCACGGTGCAGCCCCCCTCCAGCTTCGCCAGCAGCGCGCGCTCGGCGGTGACGGCGATGCGAGTGGTGGCGTGCTCCAGCGGCACCAGCAGCGCGCGCACGCGCGCATCGTCCGTGCGGCACTGGATGGCCAACACGCCCTGCCCCACCGCGGGCAGGCTCACCTCGGGCGGCAGCACCTGGGTGATGACGTCCTCCAGGCCCAGGCGCTTGAGTCCGGCGTAGGCCAGCAGCGCACCCGCGAGCCCCTGCTCCCGCGTCCTCGCCAGGCGCGTCTGCACGTTGCCGCGCACGCTGACGATGTCCACGTCCGGCCGGCGCGAGCGCAAGATGCAGCTCCGGCGCAGCGACGACGTGCCCACGCGCGCGCCCTGCGGAAGCGTGTCCAACGTCAGCCCGCCCAGGCCACAGAAGACGTCGCGCGGATCCTCCCGCTCCGGCACCGCCGCGAGTATCAGCCCTTCCGGGAACACGGACGTCATGTCCTTGAGGCTATGCACGGCGATGTCCGCACGGCCGTCGAGCAGCGCCTGTTCGATTTCCTTCACGAACAAGCCCTTGCCGCCCACCGCGGACAACGGCGCGGACAGGAAGCGGTCTCCCTCGGTGGTCATCTCCACCAGGGTCACTTCCAAACCGGGATGCCGCGAGGTCAGCAGCGCGCCCACGTGACGCGCCTGCCAGAGCGCCAGGGGACTCTGCCGGGTGGCGATACGCACGTGCGTCATCACTTGCCCCCCGTGGCGACCTGGACTGGCGCGGCCATGACGGAGGGCGCGGCGGCGGCGGTGCCGACCTCCTCCTCCAGGAGACCGAACAGCTCGGCGGCGGCACCCGCCAGGCGGTTGCCCTCCCCTTCCGGCCCCACGGCGCGCAGCCGCGCGGTGGGCTCATGCAGCAGCTTGTTGACGATGGCTCGGCCCATGGCCTCGATGCTCTTGCGTTGCTTTTCGTTGAGTCCGTCGCCCAGGGCGCCCAGCGTGCGCTCCACCTCGGAGCGGGCAATGGCTTCCGCGCGCTGACGCAGTCGCGCCAGCACCGGCGTGCCCTCACGCAGCGCACGCTCCTTGACGAAACGCGCTACTTCCTGCGCGACGAGCACGCCCGCCTTCTGCGCCTCTTCCGCGCGCGCCGCGGCGTTGTCCGCGACGAACTTCTGGATGTCGTCCACGTCGTATGCATGTACCCAGTCCAGCGTGCCCACCGCCGGATCGATGTCGCGAGGCACCGCCAGGTCCACCATGAACAGCGGCCGCCCCCGGCGTCCGCGCCCCAGGGCGCCCACGTTGTCCCGCGTGAAGAGCGGCGCCTGCGACGCCGTGCTGCACACCACCACGTCCGCCGCGGCCACCAGACCGAGCAGCTCCTCGAAGGGCCTCGCCTGTCCGCCCACCTCCGCCGCCAGCGCCTCCGCTCGCGACAGGGTGCGGTTGGTGACGTAGAGCTTCGACGCACCAGCCTGCTTCAAGTGGCGCGCCGCCAGCTCGCCCATCTCCCCCGCGCCCACCACCAGCACCGTCTTGCCCGCGAGCCCATCGAACACCTTGCTGGCCAGTTGCACCGCCGCCGCCGCCATGGACGTGGCCGCGCGGCCAATGGCCGTCTCCGTGCGCACGCGCTTGGCGCAGCTGAAGGCCGCCGCGCACGCGCGCATCAACTCACCACGCACCGCGCCCGCGCCCTGGCCCCGCTCGAAGGCTTCCTTCACCTGGCCCAGAATCTGAGCCTCGCCCAGCACCATGGAGTCCAGGCTGCACGCCACGCGGAACAGGTGCACCAGCGCCGCCTCGCCCTGGTGCTCGTAGAGGTGCTCCAGGGCTTCCACCCCGCCCAGCACCTGCAGCTCCATCAAGGCGCGCTGCCGCGCCATCGCCGCGTCCGGCGCGAACAGGTACACCTCCACGCGGTTGCAGGTGGACACCCAGAGGGCCTCCACGGGCGCCTGGGCCAGCCGCTGGAGCACGTCCACCTGACGCGACTCCGGCAAGGCCAGTCGCTCGCGGACGGTGAGGGGCGCCGTCCGGTGGGACAGGCCAATGCAAATGAGCTCCATACTCAGGGCATCCTCATGGCCGCCGAGGGCGACGACACGTCATACGAGGACAGGAAGGACACCATGACCAGGCAGAACCCCGCCATGGTGAGGAAGGCCACCCGCCGCCCCCGCCAGCCCGCGACGGAACGCGCCACCAGCAGCGCGGCGAAGACCGCCCACGCAACGAGGGTGGCCAGCGTCTTCCCATCCACGGTCCAGGGGCCCGGCGCGGTGCCCACGAAGAAGGCCCCCGTGGCGAGCGTGATGGACAGCGCCAGGAAGCCCCACACCACCAGGCGCCGGTTCAGCGTGTCCAGGAACTCCAGGGAGGGCAGGCGGGAGAACAGCAAACCGAAGCGCTTCGCCTTCACCTGCCGCTCCATGAGCACGTACATGACGCCCACTCCCGCGGCGACCGCGAACGCGGCCAGCCCCATCAGCGCCAGGGTGATGTGCAGCGGCAACAGCGGCTGACGCACCCCGGGAGGCAGCGGCGCCTGCCCGCCCTGCAACAGCAGACCGGGCAGCAACGCGGCCAGCGCCAGCGGCGTGAGGAAGGCGCCGATGACGGGCCGGCGGTAGCGCACGTCCAGGAACAGGAAGATGGCCAGCAGCAGGAAGGCCAGCGCGGAGAAGCCTTGCGCCAGGCCCACCGGCCGCCCGCTCTGCACCCCGAGCAACTCGAAGAGCGCCACGCCATGCAGCGCCAATCCACCGCCCACCAGCACGCGCCCGGCCGTGGCCAGGGCCTCGGACTGGCGGACCAGGTAGGCCAGGTAGACGACAGCGGCGATGCCATACGCGTGGCAGGCGAGCGAGACGAGCGTGTGGCTCATAGGGGCAGGCTCATAACCACGGAAGACGGGCGAATCAGCCCATCTTGTTGAGGATGAAGGCAGCCAGAAGGTCTGCTTCAGAGTCCGGTTTCTTGTCCGCGCCCTCTGGCCTGGGCGCGCCGGCGGCGACCTCCGCTACATACCCTGGAACAACCTCATAGGCGTTGTCCCCCACCAGCACCGAGTCGGCCATCTGCTCGGCACCCAGTCGGGCAAGTTGCTCCTCGGTCTTCACCCGGGCCACCAACCCCTGGGTGTCTTCGCCCGACACGAGTTGGACGAAGTGGACCGCGGGCATGAGGGGGAAGGCCACGCCGCCTTCCGCCATCACCACCAGCCGGCCTTCGCGCAGGTCTGCTTTGTCCGCCAGCGCCCACTCCTCGAGCTGGGTCTGGGGCAGGAAGAGCTTCGTCACGCCTTCCAGCTTACACCAGCCACCCCTCCCCAGGGGGAACGCTTGGGGGAAATGGTTGAAACAGGCGCCATCCATCCGCATCTGAGCCGCCAGATTGGCTGATGGCCGGCCGATCCTTGCAGGCCCACCGGACGCGTACTACACGCGGCGGAGGTGCCCGGACAGGGCACGAGGAGACACCATGGCAGGCGCGGACGTGACGAACATCGGGGATGGCGATTTCAAGCAGCAGGTCCTGGACTCCCAGGAGCCCGTGCTGGTGGATTTCTGGGCGACGTGGTGCGCGCCGTGCCGCGCCATCGCGCCCTCCATCGAAGCGCTGGCCTCGCAGTACAAGGGGCAGGTGAAGTTCGCCAAGCTCAACATCGATGAGAACCAGGACACGCCGCAGGAGTACGGCATCCGTTCCATCCCCACCCTGCTCCTGTTCAAGGGCGGCCGCGTGGTGGAGCAGATTGTCGGCGCGGTGCCCAAGGCCCGCATCGAAGAGGCGGTGAAGAAGGCCCTGACGTAGACGCGCCGCGCTGCGGGGTCGGACGCGCGAGAGAGCCCCTGCTGCTCTTCCGCGCCCCTCCCCGCGGCCTCCTCCTGTCTCAGCCCAGCAACTCCACGCAGCGGCGGAGCACCTCCAACCGCGAGTAGCGCTTGTCGTTCCCAGGCACCACGTGCCACGGCGCGTCGGGGCGGTGCGTGCGGTCCAGCATCTCCTGGATGGCCGCTTCGTACTTCTTCCACTTCGCCCGGTTCCGCCAGTCCTCGGGCCCCAGCTTGTAGCGCTTGGCCGGGTCCGCCTCGCGCTCGCGAAACCGCAGCAACTGCGTCTTCTTGTCGATGTGGATGAAGAACTTCACCATCCGCACACCGTCCGCGGTGAGCATGTGTTCAAAAGCATTGATTTCATCGTAGGCGCGCCGCCATTCCGCCGGCTTCGCGAAGCCCTCTACCCGCTCCACCAGCACCCGGCCGTACCAGCTCCGGTCGAACATGCAGACCTCGCCCGCGCCCGGCGTCTTGCGCCAGAAGCGCCACAGGTAATGGTGTCTGCGCTCTTCCTCTGACGGCGAGGAGATGGGCCAGACTTTGTAACCACGCGGGTCCATCAGCGTGGTGAGCCTGCGAATGGCGCCGCCCTTGCCGGAGGCGTCCCAGCCCTCGAAGACGATGACGGCCTTCCGCCCCGCCAGGTAGTTCTGGATCTGCAGTTCGAAGACGCGCTCCTGGAGCGTTTTGAGCGTCTTCTCATATTTCGCGTGTTCACCCGCCGAGACAGACGGGTCGACCGCTGCGAGTGTCACAGTGCCGTGAGGACATACGGGAAACACGTATCCATTTGCAGTCTTGTCATCAATTTTTTGAGATCGTTTACGAGTCAAGACAGACCCTCCAAGGTTGTATTGACAGCGATGACTTCAACCGCCAAATAGGCACATAGCAGTGTCTGTGTTGGCTGACTGTTTTCACTTGGAGTATTCATGGCACGTCCACGCAAAGAATTGTCCACCGTCCCGCTGACGCCGGCCATGGTGAACTGGGCCGAAGCCTTGGGAGACGCCATTGGCCGCGGCATGCTGCGCGCGCTCAACGACGGGATGCCCAGGCTGGGCAGCACCTCGCCCAGCTCTACCGCGCTCACCGCGGGCCGACGCCGCGGCCGTCCGCCGAAGGTGATGGCGGGCGCCAGCCTGGTGTCACTGGATCGCCGTTGCACCATGGAGGGCTGTAGTCGCGAGCAGCGCTCGAAGGGTCTGTGCTCCGCGCACTACCAGGCCGAACGCCGCCGCCAGATTTCGGGCAGCAAGTCGGCCTGAGTGCCTGCACACCGGACACCCGCCCACGGCCCTGGGCGATGACCGGTCCAACGCATCAGCCCTGCCAAGGGTCGGAAACGGACGACGTCGCCTTGAGCAGCTCCCAGGCCGCCAGCACGTCCACCACGCGTTCCACCTCGTTGGGCAGGGAGCGAGCCCGCTGGGACTTGAGATAGTCCTCCGCGAAGGCCCTCAGCCGCATCCCCACGAAGAGCCGCGCCAGTGCCACCTCCGTCTGACCGCTGAAGTCGAGGAAGCGCACGCCAAAGCCGCTGCGGCCCTCCGGCCCGTCCCCCCGCTCCTCCCGCACGATTTCCGCGCGCGCCTGCACGGGCGCGGCGCCCGGCTCCAGCGCGAAGCGCACGCCCAGCACGGTGCCCAGCGGCAAGTAGAAGGTGCTCTCCAGGAACGCCCCGCTGACGCTGACGTTGACGGACACGAGGCTCGCCTCGAAGCGACGCTCGCCCGCCTCGTCATCCACCCACACCTCGAAGCGCGTGGCGAGCTGGGCGCGGGGAAAGTGACGGTGCTCCGCCTCGCCCTGGTTCATCTCAATCAACGGCGTGAAGGTCGGCCTCGGCTCGGGG is drawn from Myxococcus xanthus and contains these coding sequences:
- the hemA gene encoding glutamyl-tRNA reductase — translated: MELICIGLSHRTAPLTVRERLALPESRQVDVLQRLAQAPVEALWVSTCNRVEVYLFAPDAAMARQRALMELQVLGGVEALEHLYEHQGEAALVHLFRVACSLDSMVLGEAQILGQVKEAFERGQGAGAVRGELMRACAAAFSCAKRVRTETAIGRAATSMAAAAVQLASKVFDGLAGKTVLVVGAGEMGELAARHLKQAGASKLYVTNRTLSRAEALAAEVGGQARPFEELLGLVAAADVVVCSTASQAPLFTRDNVGALGRGRRGRPLFMVDLAVPRDIDPAVGTLDWVHAYDVDDIQKFVADNAAARAEEAQKAGVLVAQEVARFVKERALREGTPVLARLRQRAEAIARSEVERTLGALGDGLNEKQRKSIEAMGRAIVNKLLHEPTARLRAVGPEGEGNRLAGAAAELFGLLEEEVGTAAAAPSVMAAPVQVATGGK
- a CDS encoding cytochrome C assembly family protein produces the protein MSHTLVSLACHAYGIAAVVYLAYLVRQSEALATAGRVLVGGGLALHGVALFELLGVQSGRPVGLAQGFSALAFLLLAIFLFLDVRYRRPVIGAFLTPLALAALLPGLLLQGGQAPLPPGVRQPLLPLHITLALMGLAAFAVAAGVGVMYVLMERQVKAKRFGLLFSRLPSLEFLDTLNRRLVVWGFLALSITLATGAFFVGTAPGPWTVDGKTLATLVAWAVFAALLVARSVAGWRGRRVAFLTMAGFCLVMVSFLSSYDVSSPSAAMRMP
- the trxA gene encoding thioredoxin, whose amino-acid sequence is MAGADVTNIGDGDFKQQVLDSQEPVLVDFWATWCAPCRAIAPSIEALASQYKGQVKFAKLNIDENQDTPQEYGIRSIPTLLLFKGGRVVEQIVGAVPKARIEEAVKKALT
- a CDS encoding PilZ domain-containing protein, translating into MQRKGGQKAVGSTRVEAPVRAPARAPVQAAALAKEVRPAVVPARPGGNVAAVSPEPRPTFTPLIEMNQGEAEHRHFPRAQLATRFEVWVDDEAGERRFEASLVSVNVSVSGAFLESTFYLPLGTVLGVRFALEPGAAPVQARAEIVREERGDGPEGRSGFGVRFLDFSGQTEVALARLFVGMRLRAFAEDYLKSQRARSLPNEVERVVDVLAAWELLKATSSVSDPWQG
- the hemC gene encoding hydroxymethylbilane synthase — protein: MMTHVRIATRQSPLALWQARHVGALLTSRHPGLEVTLVEMTTEGDRFLSAPLSAVGGKGLFVKEIEQALLDGRADIAVHSLKDMTSVFPEGLILAAVPEREDPRDVFCGLGGLTLDTLPQGARVGTSSLRRSCILRSRRPDVDIVSVRGNVQTRLARTREQGLAGALLAYAGLKRLGLEDVITQVLPPEVSLPAVGQGVLAIQCRTDDARVRALLVPLEHATTRIAVTAERALLAKLEGGCTVPLAGYATVSGDTVFLRGLVGRPDGTHVVRGEVRGPVSQAHALGESLADDLLSRGAADILRDFARRFEARES
- a CDS encoding polyphosphate kinase 2 family protein gives rise to the protein MTLAAVDPSVSAGEHAKYEKTLKTLQERVFELQIQNYLAGRKAVIVFEGWDASGKGGAIRRLTTLMDPRGYKVWPISSPSEEERRHHYLWRFWRKTPGAGEVCMFDRSWYGRVLVERVEGFAKPAEWRRAYDEINAFEHMLTADGVRMVKFFIHIDKKTQLLRFREREADPAKRYKLGPEDWRNRAKWKKYEAAIQEMLDRTHRPDAPWHVVPGNDKRYSRLEVLRRCVELLG